AAGGTCGCATAGGCGGCGCAGTTCCACTGCCGTTCAGCATGATGGACTGTATGGGCGTGGGTCCAGCTGGAGTTTGACTAAACAGCCAGAGACGATCTCCAACAACCATGGGACGCGCTAGTCCTCCCATGCCCAGTTGGGAATAATAGTGCGAGGCAAGTGTCTCCACATCCGAGGTGTATTTGCGTTTCCACTTTGTGCGGCGATTCTGGAACCAGATCTTTATCTAAAAGAGCAATGTTATTAAAGATGATTTTAGCTTGAAAGCGAACTCTCTTTCTTACCTGTGTCTCGGTGAGTTGGAGCTGTTTGGCCAGCGCCGTTCGTTTGGCCACCGATAGATATTTTCCCCGTTCGAATTCCGTTTCCAGCGCCTTGATCTGGGCAGCCGAGAAGGCGGTGCGAGGTCGCTTCTTGCGATCGTCGTTCGCTGCAATGGCAGAGAGGAAAGGAAAGGCATGCGATGTGGTATGTGAATCAAATTTAGACATCAATTGGTACCGACTGCAGCCATTGTCGCCGTCGATgccaaacatttttcaactAATTCGAATTTGCCAATTGCCGATCTAATTGGCAAAAGGTCCAATCACTGTCGCCACTAGCGTGACACCCTGTATCAAGTAGTTTTTGGCCCACGTCGaacgcatttgcattttatacgCTCGATTTTAATTGGCATTGTTTCAGCGTGATGTGGTCAATGCATCTAATTGGCCATTTTGCACCACATTTCCCTTGCTGACCGAAAACAAATTGTCATATAAATTTTCCCCCAAAATACAAGATTAGCAGCTCGCCCATCCCATACCCAAACCCTGTCGCCAATTCATTGTTGCCTGCCTTagttttctttccttttctaCTTTTTGACGTTTGCATCATTAGCAAGCAGCGCATTTTCTGACGCCCCTCGGGCTAATTTctgattatttgttttgtggaTCGGTGCAAATGACAGACGAGATCACTCATCCATTGCATATTAGTGAatgttctttgttttttattatctaCGAGTACatgctacaaatattttgataaatattctCTAACAACATCTCATTATGAATGTTTAAAAATTGATCTgcttttcaactttttaatgGCCTTCAAATGAAAGCTGTTTGCGGGAATTGtcatttgcaaaaaatattCAGATTGACCGAcggttttcaatttgaattttacttAAGAAACAGATAAAatattatctatttatttgtaataaatcaCATTCTTAGATTATTGGCAGTTTTAGCTAAAGAAATACGCTCTGTccttaaaaattattaaataatgtttccGAATTGAAATATAGTAGTTATTCAACAAGCTCCTGCTAGGGGTTGCCATAATGATAGATAGAATAGAAGAAGTTCTTAAGTATCTAAATCCCTATCATTTAATAAGATTtctttttaacaaatatttctcTTTATCAAGAGGTTACATtcatttttgataaatatattttccccaaaaatatatagagcGTTATAAAGTCTGCGTACATACCACTTCCATCATCCGACGCGAGTTCAATATCACTTTTGCCATCCTCCAGGCCATCCTCAAGGCAACTCGATGTTGCAGGACTGGACACACGCGAATCATCACAACTTTCACGCACACTTTCATTATGAATCAACTGAgtttgattatcattgatcACTTGGAAACTGGCAGTCGGATCAACATAATTACTGGGAGAATGTGTCTCCGGTTTGGCCAGAATTTGCTCGATTGAGAAACTGTGCGGATGACGACGCACCACAGATTGAGTATTCATTTTCACTCGCTTCGAATCGAAAAGATTTGTCGTATTGGATCAGAGCCGGAAcccaaaaaacacaacaatcCGCGGCGGCTGTTTTCgaaaaactaatttgaattgGAATACGCGACAGTAGATCCTGCGTATTGAAGAAGATCTCAGATcttgtgtgtgggcgtggcctgGGCATATAGCGGACTCTTTCCATCGCTAAGAACTCTGACCGTGCATTGGAAAGAAATGGCAGGCCAGCAGCTAGACGTTCCGTCTTTCCGAATATCAGAcatgtgtttatttttaaaacatgtGTGAAATTGTCGCAGCCTCTCCTCTATAGGATGGGCGGGACTACGGATGTGTTGTGgtatatgttgttgttgttctttgtaTGATCGGTGTGATTAAAAGTCATAATTTTTTGCTAATTGTTTACAAGTAGCggtatttaatatttcgatGGCTTttgctaaatatatttaataatatgttGGCCAACATATTTCACCCGAAGATCCGGACATATAATTGGCGATTTATCATCTGGGGGCGTATTGGGGTTGTGATCCACatgaacatttatttaaaagatgaATGTACTTATGCTAATGAGGATTGGGTTGAATTTTTATCGTTTAATATAGACGAAATACTTCTTCATATTGCTGATTGAAGATGACTCGATATAATTGGTAGTCTAGGTATTTTTTCCtttattagaatattttttgaactataaaattcaatacttatttcaaaataaaaattcaaatactttatagaaatatatatagtatatatgtatgtacaaaaaaatctataaaaacgTTTATTAATAGtgttgaagaagaagaaatttattcctaatattattattgtaatataataaaacatttcttaaatgtaaatatattttttttaattcaacatttttatacattattttatgatttttgtaaataccaatccatataataatttttcaaatacattttattttataaattattaacataaactgttagttttatataaaaaactttattcattttctaaaattatacGAATtcattgtaattatatttcaaatttcttatGTAGTTTTATAGCATTTATGTATAGTATCTATCATAGTGTCCGATTTTATTACCTGCCATTTGGCAGCCGCACTTTTCGTGTAATGAAAACTCAGAGACATTTTGGTTTGGTTGAATTCGCAGACTTCGTAGAACATGTAAAACGTTCATTAATTCCAAATTATTAACACATAATTCAGTTGAAAGGGATGGCAATAAAACGAATGAGAGAGAGGATGGGACTTCTCGAAAGaaatagagtgagagagaaggGAAATTGTCTTTACCGAGGATAGTTTTCAATTGGCGGTTGGCCAACTCCACAACCCAAACAGGGTGCTGTTTGCAGGCAGCAATAATGTCTTCATTATTTATGCACAATTTGAGCAAAATATGTGAAAGCACGTTAATTAGTCGTCGGCGCTGCTCTTCAACTATGGAATCGAGCGGCTGATGGGAAGGTGGAAAGGGGGAGCAGGCTGCAAGATGGGAAGGGATTGGGGCAGAGGAGCAGGGGCAAGCCCATCTATTTAGCCAGGCGATGCTGTcagtttgatttaatttaatgagtATACGCGTATGCTTATgagccgcatgccacatgccgcatgccgcgacattcaaatcaaaatgacaacttaattttcataattgcGCTTAATGAATATTCGACTATTGCTTgccatattttaaattccgCTGCCAGAGCACGGCATGATAACTTGGCACTGGCATTCCAAATCAAATTACCAATTTGGCCAAAAAAGACACAGAAACTTAGCTTAGCTGCGTAGGAATCGGAGTTGAAGCGAAGCTTGAGCTTAGCTGAAGCAACTTGATACCCACATTATTAGTTGGGACATGGAGTTTGCGGTCGTCCTCCTCCAGTGCCATTTAACGTTAAATGGAGCGCAACCGTgtcagaatttaattaatacgAATGCATGCATCTTCATTATAAATCATCACTTCTCAAGTGTTTGTCAGGCGCACGCAACATAAATCACAGTCCCGACTTCGTTTTCAGCTCTGACTCCCAGAGTCCGAAGTCGCGTGTATCACTCGCAGTTTTTTCTGGGTTTTTTGTCCCTTTTTTTGTATGTCGACTAATGATGCATTCAAGTTAGCGGGTGTCGGTGTCTAGTTGGAACCGCAGCGTTCCCAAACATCTGTCCCAGCTACATTCAGGCGCACTCTCAGATACATTCACAGGCGTAGACACTCCCACGCCATTGCTTGTGATATTTGGGTTTCCGATTACGTCAAAGGTGAAGCAgatccctttctctctctctctctctctctgcccgTTGCTTGTTGCCAGGGCGTGCATTGAACTCTTTTTCGGAAATTTTAGCATGATTAATTTCTTAGgttgtttgtttgtcgttGACGCTAATTTGTGTTAAACAACTAATAGGGCTGCAACATGAGATAACCAGGCCAAGGGAAATTCCGCTCAATCTCCGCTTGAATGACAACTGAAACTAAGACATTCCGTAAGTGCTTTTAATAGAGTTCTAAGAATGTTTGATATGGGTGTGTGGATGCCAAAGAGACCTATTATTTTCGATAAGATACTGTGCTCTTcggaaatttttttttagatatgctgaatgaaaattatataaacttaatttcagaaaatttaactttaatttttctaGAATGTtgaaatttcacattttattaatatctCAGAATCATGTTGAAATAATTAGAAACAATTATTTCGAGGcaatcaaaactaaaattgtcaaaaaaatttacattttcatgacaatattttttttcaagaGAATTTCATCGCtcatatttaaaatcttttttcgctttggttttaataaaaatattttccacaTCACTATCCGTAGTCtttatgttaaaatgaaaaaacttCCATAAATGTACTTACTTTTTAACAACTTTTCTTCCATCTCAGATGACATCTTCTTTGCCGCTATGCGTCAACAAAACTTACCTCATTTTGGTCGAGCTGTTTCCTCATTAAGAAACAGCGtctgcatttaatttcattcatgAAAACTCCCTCAAGACGTGGgatgtttcatattttttatactcgAGTATATCTGCACGCCTTATAAGATGAcagatataaataataattaaaaaaaaaacaagaaagagagagagaactgcaGATGAGTATGAGTATTGAGTTAATGTGCACGCATTTGGGGAGAGTTCTGAGAAACGCGTAAAAGGCGTCATTTATGTGTGGTTTGTACATGCGAACAAAACTCATAAATTACAACCAATTATCAAATTAGATATTTACAAAACATGCACTTTAAATCAACgttttttatggccaactgGAGAAAAAGGAACTCAGGAAACAACGTCCGATTACCAAGTGTGTTCTtgtggttttctttttatagcaagcaaaaaaaaaaaaaaaaactcaatcAAATCCCACCACAAGCTGGGGCAGCAATACAATCAATTTGGGTAATCACGTGCTGATGGCGGCAATTAAAGTGTGTTGCAAGTAGTAGCAGCATGCAGCGCAATTGGAAAAAATTAGCAGACAATGCACAAGTGACAGCGCCAGGGCAATTAATTTAGTGTAATTACTCAGTGGACGACAGTTGACAACTCACAAACTGGAGCGTAGGCCAgtgggagagagggagggTGGTTGGGAGTGAGGTAGCTGGCAGGGAAAAATGTCTGCACGCCCCTTGTTGGAAAAGCCTGGCCAGACACGGTACGAGTCGATTTCAGTTGAgttgtttttctgttgtttgttgcttggtTG
This is a stretch of genomic DNA from Drosophila albomicans strain 15112-1751.03 chromosome 3, ASM965048v2, whole genome shotgun sequence. It encodes these proteins:
- the LOC117569706 gene encoding homeobox protein ceh-30 isoform X1, with amino-acid sequence MNTQSVVRRHPHSFSIEQILAKPETHSPSNYVDPTASFQVINDNQTQLIHNESVRESCDDSRVSSPATSSCLEDGLEDGKSDIELASDDGSANDDRKKRPRTAFSAAQIKALETEFERGKYLSVAKRTALAKQLQLTETQIKIWFQNRRTKWKRKYTSDVETLASHYYSQLGMGGLARPMVVGDRLWLFSQTPAGPTPIQSIMLNGSGTAPPMRPYGPPPNGAPMPPLHGASVIESARNAILARGQPLNFALPFGLPKPVAATPPSTAAVASPTGYVPHCKPYAGSFVDYAPPHPASEAYLQLKYATMPPETEVATSNGLAELERVFGDANANFLLQKGTPVANSNTSCGYGHEGLQQAQRSRRATQSESECSDIDCELLDEDEDAVE